GCAGCATTActctgctgagccacaaccaactcctcccgcaattcccttactccctgagttatctctggcccctcaggtggattcacagataatcccctctcaggcacacagacagacccacaagagacagggtcagaagcaccttcactccctgtgcaactctctagatggctgtaaacttccacaccatcattaggctccagagttaacatgccctcaatctctccttgtgcctgggctaaggggtcaccctggtcccacagagttgctcccccctcttccagcaacacagcagtatcaggcacaatatcagggtcaccactgtctggtctctggggttctggcaaaacactgactgactctacctgagtcacctcatccctctccccagcagacacaaaccttgggccacccccttcctgggcctttgCCATATCCAGACCCCACTCTGGGACAACAgtcctgctctcagccttcacaggctgtggggcaccttcctcagacaaaggaagaaactcttccccacacacggacagacaaccagagacagcttctcccttgtcccaacactcCTGGCTAATcccaggcatacagctagccactgggacagcttcctttactgcccccttgctacttccaccagccaaatcgccagcttgcacacactgtgcttcacacaaatcactttcagcttgtgcaggttcaattccacaaacctcaccagccaccaactcctcaactaagacttcactctggccagccactccaggctgccccagagaaacatttccctgacttctgggctcttcctgccccggttctgattccagcctcacctttgaggcatcagacgggccctcacccccaggctcaccgcccccctgcacagacacacagccatctgccacaggtacccatgtagagacactttccccttggttacagggagactgaccagctccaggaaactttccatacccacatgcacccccttcccaaacctccctgctagctacaggtaacacaaaaggtttgcatttacacatgctttggggttgggttttcacatcagctgggtaaaatacgtctgccatatcataagcacaccgcacacccacagagttatacattgaaccttcaggagaatacagtctctcttgttcttttagtctcttaagctggaggtcaagtctagcatgttcctccttggctagggccatcttctttgcatgctctgcccttctctctgcatgttctgccattctctctgcatgttctgcttttctcatctcaagttcccgatccatctcctgctttctcttagcaatttcttcatctgccttcctccttctttcagcagcctccttggcttgcttctgctccttttcatccacatctctggttaataacaacactaccagatctagtttagaggcccttttcctaaaggcaatgcctctccccacgcacaaatccttcagagcacttttgctcagactctcatataattccgggatcatcgcagcggctctttaatcaaccaaactctcaacaccaaaaatcaaatttagacagcgtggggtcctgatcccaaagctcaattgaccaagatctgtggatcctgccgactacgccactgtgacggaccgggccgtgtctgggcacagctgagggcgcccggtcagggcgaattgctcaaatccggggctccttacagccccccgtggctggtgacctctccaaataggccacaaaccagtctcacagagcgcttcagctgcctgcctgaagcctcccgagcaaaacccctccgacaccccagcaatatccgtgccccagatggccccgggcctcatacacaggtggggggtcctaacacccaatcccacctaccccgaacaagtcctgtccggttccaagaaaccagccacaaatccctggtcaatttaccctctggaccttacccacaaattacgctgggccaatcctttaggatatatatctaaaggtttattatcacaagaaagaaaagcatgagagtaaggttattaaagtacagtacgttacatgcaccgaatctcccagttctcgatgcaggctctagcagagatgttgcagctgctggtttaaaagttcttattgcacatcctacgatcaggatgggttcacaggtcctccgggctcttcaatccctgcagtgctgcctctgggatgaagtgctgagctgagaacaaaatggcatcaaccacatggcctctttatacccccttcctggcctcttctggtatgcagcttgtcacctggtcctcagcctctctctgctggccgccctcaggtgacaaaccccattctttgggtgtgtccatagcctattgagagccattgtcccacagggcttcgctactcagcctgtccatagccatgcttaaccacattccaagaaatattcagcttccacacagattacagattcctacctacacacacagacattatacactcacataaacagtgtacacaggatcagaaaacaacaagctcccattcaataccccacatggctcccttttattccaatttctggggccaatacCCCCACCtacgggtgcagcagcgatctggctgcttccccccaatTCGGTAATTTGACAAcccccacaccccaaacccctgcccatcccgccttgcaccccaaccctggccccctgcactcccacaccccaaccccctgcccatccctccttgcaccccaaccctgcccaGATCCTCTCCTTGaacccaaccctgcccccctgcaccctcacaccccaaccccctgcccatgtccctccttgcaccccaaccctgcccgGATCCTCTCCTTGCACCcaaccctgccccctgcacccccacaccccaaccccctgcccatctctccttgcaccccaactctgcctcctgcacccccacaccccaaccccctgcccatgtccctccttgcaccccaaccctacctcctgcacccccacaccccaacccccatgtCCCTCCTcgcaccccaaccctgcctcctgcaccccaaccctgcttGGATCCTCTCCTcgcaccccaaccctgcaccctgcacccccacaccccaaccctctgcccatgtctccttgcaccccaaccctgcctcctgcaccccaaccctgcccgGATCCTCTCCTCGCATCCCCAAccttgcctcctgcaccccaaccctgcctggatcctctcacaccccaaccctgccccctgcacccccacaccccaaccctctgcctatgcctccttgcaccccaaccctgcctcctgcaccccaaccctgcccgGATCCTCTCCTCgcacccccaaccctgcctcctgTATTCCACATCTGAACCCCCTGCCCATGTCCCTCCTCACACCCGCACACCCCAACcctttccctgagccccccacacccatgcacaccccagtcccctgccctgagtctcccacactacaccccacacttacatttctgaaaggtactgtcatattgcaaccccccaccccctgctctgaccctgcGCCCCGCAGAGGGGACTAGAACAGTACCTGAGGGAAATGTCAGTTCCTTTCACCCCAAATGACACGCCAAAGAAATCAAGTGTGAGGTGCTGTCATGTTGGGGGGGACCAGTCCATGGACAGACCCTGTCTGAGCCTTTTCAGCCTGTCTGCCTATGGGAGCCTGCTAAGTGAATTGAACGTCCTTGAGGGAGTGCCTGGGGAGAGTGAAACCTACAACGTCCGCTGGagtccgtgaaaccactttgggTGCATCTCAAAATAAGATGTGCACGTTGCGCTACCCCTGTGgctctcaactggtggtccatggtgactttttcggtggtccacaggaacattgtccaaagtctcACGGCATGAGCAAGCGCTGCCGTTGggctgttttacgccgtgttcacaagcacgcggcgcgtcatccatagcgtgacctgcaggaggaattcttggatctgaaaaatgattttgcggctCAAGACATGTACCAGCCGTCtcccatagagaaattttgggtcAGCGTGACTGGGAGTTACtcaaatctgtcagcacacgcactcagatttcttttgcaatttgcatcaacttctatgtgtgagactggattttcgtgtttgttgcacgttaagtccaaacagaggaatcggcttgcagtggaaagtgATCTTCATTGGGCATTAGCAAGTACCACGCCAAActttgaaaagcttgtcagtgagaagagaatccaaaaatctgttagtaagaaataaacttcaaaccaaaatgtttgttgtctgctctttttcaTTGTGTCTccaaaaggaggtggtccacgaacagtttttgattggcctggtggtccatggactgaaacaagttgagaaccactgagcaacacaaattgcgtctcttattttggttctatttcgaattagcttatttgcAATTTGGTGTGCTACACAGCACCGACTTCTGAAATAACGCTCTATTTCGAGACATGCCTTAACCCTGGTGGAACGAGGGTTATGGGGATTCCGAAATAGCGCATTTCGAATTTGTTCAggcgtggggtagctatttcaggatacctctggtatcggGATAccctttgagaaacctgttaactggctgcgctggtttgtttacttagcAGCACcttggccatggagccttgcagctccggtttgccatttgcagccaaggggagccccGGTTTCATGCGGCCATGTGACAGCTGGTTGTGCAGACAGGTAACTGACTTTCTTCCAAACATTTGGGCACCTGGGGAAATGGGGTGGTGCTAGTACGTGCCACTGGCCAAGTCGCACATGCAGTGTGAATCATGCAGTGCACATGACAGTCTCGATGCTAGCTGAGCTGTGCAGGAGTGCAGCAATGCTAAGCACGCCCATGAAAGATGCTGCAAGGGGAAAGGCAGGGGCTGGCGTGGGAAATATAGCATAAGCTGATGCCGAGCCGGGTTGGGAGGACACAGGGTTAATTCATTGGCATGGGTGGTTTTGAAAGCACCCACCGCCCCCAGGAAAAGGAGCTGCAACCCCTAGTGAAAGCAGGTAACACTGCACATTTCAAatcacggcacggactaggtagttcggactagacttctacctagtctgtgccacatgtagccgcgcggcacggagtccgcactagcagacatttaaaaacgacggcgcccggctttatgcaaatgcagcccaggaaattcaaatcccaggcttcatttgcacctccggttgcctacattaccaccctagttcgaactagggtgttagtgtagacagacccactGTGCTTTGGTCACAAGAACCTGGCACTGGCAGGCAAGGAAAGGGAGCCTCTGAAAAACACAGGAACGGAAATCAGGGGGAGATGCGGGTTCTGAACATCCCTGGATTCAGTCATTTGACTTTGAAAACCTTGTGACGGCACGTCAGGATCCCCCCGGTCCTGCACCACCatggcagccagaacagactccgccagcagTAGAATAGGGGGGTGTATGgcccctccaggatacagcccagcacagacatgGTGTGATACAGGGCCAGGGTgtttcagaccccttgggttaggggtccatcacccccagccctcagccccacaacctcagtctctctccctcatggttccagccccagactgccaCTGCCCCTTCACCCGAAACCTGGTGCTGGTCTCCACCTCCctgcctttgcctctctccctgggaggctgagctcaGGTGTCTGGGTTactacacatgtgggtgagtcagtgagaatctcacatCCCAGAGCAGGGGACAcggggttacagagcagacagccccccactacaccACAAAGCTCCACCCAATGGTGCTGCATGGGCTGGTGGCTTAGGAGAGCTGGGTTCTAGCCCTGGAGGTGGAGCTGGCCGTGGCCCCGTTGTAAAGCGGGGTGTGAGCTACAGGGCTAGCTTTGCTTCTGGATGCGGGAAAAGTCATTTCAAACTATAGAAAAGCTTTGTTAGCAACTGGGGGTGCCACGGGGCCTCAGtcctggtgcacaagacaaaactccaCTGCTCAGTGCTACCAAGCCAGCCGGAGCAGGACTCGCGAGAATGACCCGCGTTTTCACGCAGCTTAACATTACAAAAGCAGCGGTGGGCCCCCAATGGCTGGGGGTGCGTTTTGGGAAGCAATGGCTCGGAGAAGGATTTGGGAGTCCTGGGTTACATGCTCAAGCCGCAGTCCCAGAACAGAGAGTGGCCGCAGGAGGCCGTGGGGAGTGGCGGGAGCGGAGTTACTCCGCACTGCTTGGCAGGACTGAGCTCGCTCACGGACAGTGCCCGTTTCTGGGGCCCACATTTCCAACAGGACACGGCCCCACTGGAAAGGGGTCAGAACAGAGCTACAGGAACAGGCCGAGCTCTGGAAAATCCAgaagcccagccccagcagggtgaGGGAGCCGGGGACCCTGCCCCCTGACATGCCCCTTCAGCCTGAGGCCTCACCCCAcaaagctgggagccagcagggtggggggccgggagcagcccctggcccaggtCCCTGTCCTGAGGGTCACCACAGGGTTCATGGCTCCCCACGGCTGTCCACACGGCTCTTACCCTGACCTGGCTCCGGCCTTGGAGCTGCAGCCCAGCCATGGTCAGACCctgtggccaggcagctctgaggagtCACAGACGTTTCGCCTACCCTTGGGCCCACCGCAGCACAGGCAGGGCAGCTCTTCAGGttgggctccagctgccagctggcGTGGGAGGCGGGAGGCCTGGCAAAAAGGGGGCGGGCTGGCCCatggcctcctctccccccatcccagcaccaGTGTCTGTCAGtacctgtggggaggggagtggacaCCAGGAGGCCGCGGCAGGACACGATCAATGGTCACAAGCTGAAGTCAGACCAACTGAGAGCAGAACAAGGCACATTTTacagggagggaggtgctggctAGCGGAGAAGCATTAGCTTACCTTTCCCAGCCCCGGGCAGGCCTCCACCTGCGGTgtggtggggctggccagcaggtcaCCTCCTGTGGCAGGCCCGCCACAGAGAGCCAGGCTGGAAAAGCCCCCGCTGCCCCGAGAAAGGCAGAGAGGCCGCAGCTCCGCCaggacccagccccagctgccaacAGCTAGGCCGTGAAAGGAGAGAACTGTAATCGTTTCGCCGTGCGGGAAGGTAACGTGAGATGCCGTGACGGACAATGCAATGGACCGTGCGACTTGGCTAGACTGGCTTTTCCCGCCAGAGCACGAATTAGCATTCCATCTTCGGGTTTGCACTCAGCTACTCTCAGCACCACCCAtcatccgctgcactcagcaccacccgtcatcggctgctctcagcacccatcatccgctgctctcagcaccacccgtcatccgctgctctcagcaccacccgtcatccgctgctctcagcaccacccgtcatccgctgcactcagcaccacccgtcatccgctgcactcagcaccacccgtcatccgctgctctcagcaccacccgtcatccgctgcactcagcaccacccgtcatccgctgctctcagcacccgtcatccgctgctctcagcaccacccgtcatccgctgctctcagcacccgtCATCTgctgcactcagcaccacccgtcatccgctgctctcagcaccacccgtcatccgctgctctcagcaccacccgtcatccgctgcactcagcaccacccgtcatccgctgctctcagcaccacccgtcatccgctgctctcagcacccatcatctgctgcactcagcaccacccgtcatccgctgctctcagcaccacccgtcatccgctgctctcagcacccatcatccgctgctctcagcaccacccgtcatccgctgctctcagcaccacccgtcatccgctgcactcagcaccacccgtcatccgctgctctcagcacccatcatccgctgctctcagcaccacccgtcatccgctgcactcagcaccacccgtcatccgctgctctcagcacccatcatccgctgctctcagcaccacccgtcatccgctgcactcagcaccacccgtcatccgctgctctcagcaccacccgtcatccgctgctctcagcaccacccgtcatccgctgctctcagcacccatcatccgctgctctcagcaccacccatcatccgctgcactcagcaccacccgtcatctgctgctctcagcacccatcatccgctgcactcagcaccacccgtcatccgctgctctcagcacccatcatccgctgctctcagcaccacccgtcatccgctgcactcagcaccacccgtcatccgctgcactcagcaccacccgtcatccgctgctctcagcaccacccgtcatccgctgctctcagcaccacccgtcatccgctgctctcagcaccacccgtcatccgctgcactcagcaccacccgtcatccgctgcactcagcaccacccgtcatccgctgctctcagcaccacccgtcatccgctgctctcagcaccacccgtcatccgctgcactcagcacccgtcatccgctgcactcagcaccacccgtcatccgctgctctcagcacccatcatccgctgcactcagcaccacccgtcatccgctgcactcagcaccacccgtcatccgctgcactcagcaccacccgtcatccgctgctctcagcacccgtcatccgctgcactcagcaccacccgtcatccgctgctctcagcacccatcatccgctgctctcagcaccacccgtcatccgctgctctcagcacccatcatccgctgcactca
The window above is part of the Pelodiscus sinensis isolate JC-2024 unplaced genomic scaffold, ASM4963464v1 ctg76, whole genome shotgun sequence genome. Proteins encoded here:
- the LOC142824304 gene encoding uncharacterized protein LOC142824304, translated to MIPELYESLSKSALKDLCVGRGIAFRKRASKLDLVVLLLTRDVDEKEQKQAKEAAERRRKADEEIAKRKQEMDRELEMRKAEHAERMAEHAERRAEHAKKMALAKEEHARLDLQLKRLKEQERLYSPEGSMYNSVGVRCAYDMADVFYPADVKTQPQSMCKCKPFVLPVASREVWEGGACGYGKFPGAGQSPCNQGESVSTWVPVADGCVSVQGGGEPGGEGPSDASKVRLESEPGQEEPRSQGNVSLGQPGVAGQSEVLVEELVAGEVCGIEPAQAESDLCEAQCVQAGDLAGGSSKGAVKEAVPVASCMPGISQECWDKGEAVSGCLSVCGEEFLPLSEEGAPQPVKAESRTVVPEWGLDMAKAQEGGGPRFVSAGERDEVTQVESVSVLPEPQRPDSGDPDIVPDTAVLLEEGGATLWDQGDPLAQAQGEIEGMLTLEPNDGVEVYSHLESCTGSEGASDPVSCGSVCVPERGLSVNPPEGPEITQGVRELREELVVAQQSNAAVQPEEGELFPKEAHREESPGSACREQFAVTEGGDRALLGEGIQEKALPVKGSSLVCEALVAVPDRQNLSVSSDSTDLGLGKPSVDGGGEVSEGLRVVPEEAGTSRELEQAANPETVCDQLAGKSVCVGQDCSQVKEESGNLVSQIQEKGWVAKYAEQNSCVVTLPRMQEMAVMLPSLDTVDTHNQSGKWIAGSMWKQRLERDRGETWESTAHCCYPTEWGKGENSRAIVSQGVTPSQPFVLGRPEVSGLEPRGQGGGAGLALAKKICSLNLKGQNCNGVGPEKGPDGEFQYTPEIGLFLLLMLILVTNVLLLQRIVTVYRVHELMKIPCNLSGDVPNDRQYVGGHCDVATSWLTLVTGLGTSYRTNRVPARRSCMRRETEARHHFGWGGL